One genomic segment of Rhizobium gallicum bv. gallicum R602sp includes these proteins:
- a CDS encoding response regulator, whose translation MSLLILVVDDEPDIELLFRQQFRRDLRAGRFVMEFAQSAPAALKRIADAADVTLILILSDVNMPGMSGLELLPKARSIRPDVPVIMITAYGDPDTKQKALENGAEALLTKPIDFAALREEIDMRVGRAA comes from the coding sequence ATGAGTCTTCTTATCTTGGTGGTCGACGACGAGCCAGACATCGAGTTGCTCTTCCGACAGCAGTTTCGCCGAGACCTGCGCGCCGGCCGCTTCGTGATGGAGTTCGCCCAGTCGGCGCCAGCCGCACTCAAGCGGATCGCCGATGCCGCCGATGTCACGCTCATTCTCATTCTGTCGGATGTCAACATGCCAGGGATGAGCGGACTGGAGTTGCTGCCGAAAGCGAGGAGCATACGGCCTGATGTGCCGGTGATCATGATCACCGCTTATGGCGATCCGGACACGAAACAGAAGGCTCTGGAAAACGGCGCCGAAGCGCTTCTGACGAAACCGATCGACTTCGCCGCATTGCGAGAGGAAATCGACATGCGAGTTGGGCGCGCCGCATGA
- a CDS encoding adenylate/guanylate cyclase domain-containing protein has translation MISSILVVDDEPDLELLIVQKFRTQIRDGTMSFLFARDGVEALAVLAGNQDVDMVLSDINMPRMDGLLLLAKLQERDENLCTVIVSAYSDMVNIRTAMNRGAYDFVTKPIDFADLEATIVKTIHHVEAMREAQRRQAAAEQARASLSRYFSPNLAERLASSADALDLGGARREVASLFTDLTGFTTLVETIDPEVLGPLLNDYIVGMTDIVFAHDGTVAKIIGDALHVLFGAPADQPDHASRAVACSLALDAFARSFQEDWSRKGVALGATRIGAHAGTAVVGNFGGGRFFDYSAYGDTINVAARLQVANKALGTRICVSSSVAEKVPHFCGRPVGNLFLRGRVEPIRAFEPLEAEKCASAETQAYMDAFEELAAGDVRAVASFAALVVRNTEDRLASFHLKRLLNGESSTTINL, from the coding sequence ATGATAAGCAGTATCCTCGTTGTTGACGACGAACCGGACCTGGAACTCCTCATTGTCCAAAAGTTCCGGACTCAGATTCGCGACGGCACAATGAGCTTTCTGTTTGCTCGCGACGGCGTCGAGGCATTGGCCGTGCTTGCCGGCAACCAGGACGTGGATATGGTGCTCAGCGACATTAACATGCCGCGCATGGATGGTTTGTTGCTTCTGGCGAAGCTTCAGGAGAGGGATGAGAACCTGTGCACGGTAATCGTTTCCGCCTACAGCGACATGGTCAACATCCGAACCGCGATGAACCGCGGCGCCTATGATTTCGTGACCAAACCGATAGATTTCGCCGATCTCGAGGCGACAATCGTCAAGACGATCCACCATGTGGAGGCAATGCGCGAGGCGCAGCGCCGGCAGGCGGCGGCCGAGCAGGCGCGTGCGTCGCTTTCCCGTTACTTTTCGCCTAATCTCGCCGAACGCTTAGCAAGCAGTGCCGACGCCCTCGACCTTGGCGGCGCGCGTCGGGAGGTTGCGTCCCTCTTTACCGATTTGACCGGTTTCACCACCCTCGTGGAGACGATCGACCCGGAAGTGCTCGGTCCGCTGCTCAACGACTACATTGTCGGCATGACCGACATTGTCTTCGCCCATGATGGTACGGTAGCAAAGATAATCGGCGATGCGCTCCACGTGCTTTTTGGCGCTCCTGCCGATCAGCCCGACCATGCCAGTCGGGCCGTCGCCTGTTCGCTCGCTCTTGACGCCTTCGCGCGGTCCTTCCAGGAAGATTGGAGCAGAAAAGGTGTGGCCCTTGGTGCCACCCGGATCGGTGCGCATGCCGGCACGGCTGTTGTCGGAAATTTCGGCGGAGGAAGGTTCTTCGACTACAGCGCCTATGGCGACACCATCAATGTTGCCGCGCGCCTGCAAGTAGCCAACAAGGCGCTGGGCACCCGTATTTGTGTAAGTAGCAGCGTCGCTGAAAAAGTGCCGCATTTTTGCGGTCGTCCCGTTGGCAACCTCTTCCTAAGAGGCAGAGTCGAGCCGATCCGCGCTTTCGAGCCCCTAGAAGCCGAAAAGTGTGCCAGTGCAGAAACACAGGCATACATGGATGCTTTTGAAGAGCTGGCGGCTGGCGATGTTCGAGCAGTCGCATCGTTCGCCGCGTTAGTGGTTCGAAACACTGAGGACCGGCTCGCCAGCTTTCACCTGAAGCGGCTATTAAACGGCGAGTCCAGCACGACAATAAACCTCTAG
- a CDS encoding FadR/GntR family transcriptional regulator, whose product MTLKTMKPLTRAPLLHVSVQESLRAYIADNGLAPGTLLPAEGELASQLGVSRNSLREGIKALESLGVLESRRGVGIFVKAFSFEPLLDNLAYGLGGALRQIEEVLEIRRTLEVGLIGKTLEMISDEDIAELRATANRMRLHAERGESFAEDDQLFHRLLFRCQNNETLVRLIDVFWLAFYKASDFVNLDNVDPMATWRDHEAIVDAVEAKNLEEARIRLDRHYAGISRVIANNKTSSNVGGTQ is encoded by the coding sequence ATGACGCTTAAGACGATGAAGCCTTTGACGCGGGCGCCTCTGCTGCACGTCTCGGTGCAAGAGAGCCTTCGCGCTTATATCGCCGACAACGGCCTTGCGCCGGGAACGCTGCTGCCGGCCGAGGGAGAGCTTGCAAGCCAACTCGGCGTCAGCCGCAATTCGCTACGCGAGGGCATCAAGGCGCTGGAGTCGCTTGGCGTTCTGGAATCGCGGCGCGGTGTCGGCATCTTCGTCAAGGCCTTCTCCTTCGAGCCGCTGCTCGACAATCTGGCTTACGGCCTCGGCGGCGCGCTTCGCCAGATCGAGGAAGTCCTCGAGATCCGACGCACGCTCGAAGTCGGCCTCATCGGCAAGACGCTCGAGATGATCAGCGATGAGGATATCGCCGAGCTGCGTGCCACGGCGAACAGGATGCGCCTCCATGCCGAGCGCGGCGAATCCTTCGCGGAAGACGACCAGCTTTTTCACCGCCTGCTTTTCCGCTGCCAGAACAACGAGACGCTCGTGCGGCTGATCGATGTTTTCTGGCTGGCTTTCTACAAGGCGTCCGACTTCGTCAATCTCGACAATGTCGATCCCATGGCCACCTGGAGGGACCACGAGGCGATCGTCGATGCAGTGGAAGCGAAGAACCTGGAGGAGGCGCGCATACGCCTGGATCGCCATTATGCCGGCATCTCCCGGGTGATCGCAAATAACAAGACAAGTTCAAATGTGGGAGGAACACAATGA
- a CDS encoding ABC transporter substrate-binding protein, whose amino-acid sequence MKRLSRLSAIAIAAMMATTAIPALTTPAEAATLSGGFDVGPGGFQGNFNPLAATAGFTWLSIYYEPLVAYDEKLQKVVGVLASSYEVSDDQKTYTFKLADAKWHDGKPFTAKDAKFTIELATNAKTGSVLAARLKPVSAVEAPDDHTLVVKLSAPSASILDTMTKVMMLPEHALASTPADQLAKSTWWSTSPIGTGPFKFTKYVTDQYVELAANIDYRGGKPALEKVINRYFADPAAAIAALRSGEIQFTYVDSNDVPTFKDDKSFKVIEGNSFVVNYLGFNHDSPIWKDVRVRQAVMYAINRDAIIKSLYAGAATPANCAYIADRLVPKDIEAYAYDPQKAKDLLKEAGWDEINGAKPITLLTYYTTPLATNVLAAVQAMLAQVGINVVPRAVDAPTYNSIVLKADADISQFQMVYAGLQNGPDAGSINPGLNEKQIPPAGPNVVRARMPDLTSALDAALAETDSSKRDARYQQVCKVMNTELPWGTLWVANRYGVVSTKVKDFVWTPAPGGGPYQANPQQWSIAE is encoded by the coding sequence ATGAAACGACTGTCCAGATTATCGGCTATCGCGATCGCCGCGATGATGGCGACGACCGCCATTCCAGCCTTGACGACGCCGGCTGAAGCGGCAACGCTTTCCGGCGGCTTCGACGTCGGCCCCGGCGGCTTTCAGGGCAACTTCAATCCGCTGGCCGCGACCGCAGGCTTCACCTGGCTCAGCATCTATTATGAGCCGCTCGTCGCCTATGACGAAAAGCTGCAGAAGGTCGTCGGCGTCCTTGCCTCGTCTTATGAGGTCAGCGACGACCAGAAGACCTACACCTTCAAGCTCGCGGATGCGAAGTGGCATGACGGCAAGCCCTTCACGGCGAAGGATGCGAAATTCACCATCGAACTGGCGACGAACGCCAAGACGGGATCGGTGCTTGCCGCGCGCCTCAAGCCGGTCTCGGCGGTCGAGGCACCCGATGACCATACGCTCGTCGTCAAGCTGAGCGCACCGAGCGCCAGTATCCTGGATACGATGACCAAGGTGATGATGCTGCCCGAGCACGCGCTCGCCTCCACCCCCGCCGACCAGCTTGCAAAGAGCACCTGGTGGTCGACGTCGCCGATCGGTACCGGCCCGTTCAAGTTCACCAAATACGTCACCGACCAATATGTCGAGCTCGCTGCCAACATCGATTATCGCGGCGGCAAGCCGGCGCTGGAAAAGGTGATCAATCGATATTTCGCCGATCCGGCGGCAGCGATCGCCGCCCTGCGGTCCGGTGAAATCCAGTTCACCTATGTCGATTCCAACGACGTGCCGACCTTCAAGGACGACAAGTCCTTCAAAGTCATCGAAGGCAACTCCTTCGTCGTCAACTATCTGGGCTTCAACCACGATTCGCCGATCTGGAAGGATGTGCGCGTCCGCCAGGCGGTGATGTATGCCATCAATCGCGACGCCATCATCAAGAGCCTTTACGCCGGCGCTGCGACGCCGGCCAATTGCGCCTATATCGCCGATCGGCTGGTGCCGAAGGATATCGAAGCCTACGCCTACGATCCGCAAAAGGCAAAGGACCTGCTGAAGGAAGCCGGCTGGGATGAGATCAACGGCGCCAAGCCGATCACGCTTTTGACCTACTACACGACGCCGCTTGCGACCAACGTGCTCGCGGCCGTGCAGGCGATGCTCGCCCAGGTCGGCATCAATGTCGTGCCGCGCGCCGTCGATGCGCCGACCTACAACAGCATCGTGCTGAAGGCAGATGCCGACATCTCGCAGTTCCAGATGGTTTATGCCGGCCTGCAAAACGGCCCGGATGCCGGCAGCATCAATCCCGGCCTCAACGAAAAGCAGATACCGCCGGCAGGCCCGAACGTCGTGCGCGCCCGCATGCCGGATCTGACCTCAGCGCTCGATGCTGCCCTTGCCGAAACCGACAGCAGCAAGCGCGATGCCCGCTATCAGCAGGTCTGCAAGGTGATGAACACCGAGTTGCCCTGGGGGACACTTTGGGTCGCGAACCGCTACGGCGTGGTGTCGACCAAGGTCAAGGATTTCGTCTGGACGCCGGCTCCGGGCGGCGGGCCGTACCAGGCCAATCCGCAGCAGTGGTCGATCGCCGAATAA
- a CDS encoding ABC transporter permease, translated as MLRYSLRRVVIGMGMLLALSALIFLLLRLAPGDPIDAYIDPNIPMSSSDLADLRSRLGLDQPLPVQYLAWLQQALAGNLGYSIKRLDQPVLNLVLSRIGPTVLLMGTALVIAIVAGIAIGVISAVRRNSLADISFSVFALAGISSPAFLSALIGLYIFSVRLNWTPSGGMLTPGEEFSILDLLRHLILPAALLAIAQAALIMRYMRASMLEVLNQDYVRTARAKGVVEFWVITKHALRNALLPVVTLIGSTIGLAIGGAIFIESVFNWPGMGLLLVDAVETRDYPVIMGATLVIGTCVIIVNLLTDIAYAVIDPRIKVG; from the coding sequence ATGCTCAGATACAGCCTCCGGCGCGTTGTCATCGGGATGGGCATGCTCCTTGCCTTGAGCGCGCTGATCTTCCTGCTGCTGCGCCTTGCCCCCGGCGATCCGATCGATGCCTATATCGATCCCAACATCCCAATGTCGTCGTCTGATCTTGCTGACCTGCGCAGCCGGCTCGGGCTCGACCAGCCTTTGCCGGTTCAGTATCTCGCATGGCTGCAGCAGGCGCTGGCGGGCAATCTCGGCTATTCGATCAAGCGGCTGGACCAGCCGGTCCTTAACCTCGTGCTTTCGCGCATCGGCCCAACGGTGCTCCTCATGGGCACCGCGCTGGTGATCGCGATCGTCGCCGGGATTGCGATCGGCGTCATCAGCGCCGTGCGCCGCAATTCCCTCGCCGACATTTCCTTTTCGGTCTTCGCACTTGCCGGCATTTCCAGCCCGGCCTTTTTGAGCGCGCTGATCGGTCTTTACATTTTTTCCGTCCGGCTGAACTGGACGCCGTCTGGCGGCATGCTGACGCCGGGCGAGGAGTTCTCAATCCTCGATCTCCTGCGGCATCTGATCCTGCCTGCAGCATTGCTCGCCATCGCCCAGGCTGCCTTGATCATGCGCTACATGCGCGCCTCGATGCTCGAAGTCCTCAACCAGGATTACGTGCGAACGGCCCGCGCCAAGGGCGTCGTCGAGTTCTGGGTCATCACCAAGCATGCTCTTAGAAACGCGCTGCTGCCCGTCGTCACGCTGATCGGTTCGACCATCGGCCTTGCGATTGGCGGGGCGATCTTCATCGAAAGCGTCTTCAACTGGCCGGGCATGGGCCTGCTGCTCGTCGATGCCGTTGAGACGCGCGACTATCCCGTCATCATGGGTGCGACGCTTGTCATCGGCACCTGCGTCATCATCGTCAATCTGCTGACCGATATCGCCTATGCGGTCATCGATCCGCGCATCAAGGTGGGCTGA
- a CDS encoding ABC transporter permease: MLARTATRSPGPLARAFDRFLLNRAAVFGLCVAVPMLAIILSYPLWWRFLPNDIDLLAMNSGPTATHWFGTDGVGRDVFARVMEGGRISLLVAVASTAISAMIGFLFGAVSALAGRWADALSMRFVDLVMTLPPVIFLLVLASIAGTGIWPTVLVISLLSWPLLARMIRSRLLELRERDFVLAARGMGAGLPHLLFRHGLPNSIDILMVYATLQIANAILLEAGLSFLGLGIAPPAASWGNMLNAARSTAVLEQYPWQWLFPGGALVLAVLAINFIGDGLRDAFDPRAELN; the protein is encoded by the coding sequence ATGCTGGCACGCACCGCAACCCGCAGCCCCGGCCCTCTCGCCCGCGCCTTTGACCGCTTCCTTCTCAATCGGGCAGCCGTCTTCGGGCTATGCGTCGCAGTCCCGATGCTGGCGATCATCCTCTCTTATCCGCTCTGGTGGCGTTTCCTGCCGAACGACATCGATCTTCTGGCGATGAACAGCGGCCCGACCGCGACGCATTGGTTCGGCACGGACGGCGTTGGCCGCGACGTCTTTGCCCGGGTTATGGAGGGCGGCCGCATCTCGCTTCTGGTCGCTGTCGCCTCGACTGCGATCTCGGCGATGATCGGTTTCCTCTTCGGCGCCGTCTCCGCCCTGGCCGGCCGTTGGGCTGATGCGCTTTCGATGCGCTTCGTCGACCTGGTAATGACGCTGCCGCCGGTCATCTTCCTGCTCGTGCTCGCCTCGATTGCCGGTACCGGCATCTGGCCGACGGTGCTGGTGATCTCGCTGCTCTCCTGGCCGCTGCTTGCCCGCATGATCCGCTCGCGACTGCTGGAACTGCGCGAACGCGATTTCGTCCTGGCGGCGCGCGGCATGGGTGCCGGCCTGCCGCACCTGCTCTTCCGTCACGGCCTGCCGAATTCGATCGATATCCTGATGGTCTATGCAACGCTGCAGATCGCCAATGCCATTCTTCTCGAGGCCGGCCTCTCCTTCCTCGGGCTCGGCATTGCGCCGCCGGCTGCAAGCTGGGGCAACATGTTGAATGCCGCCCGCTCCACCGCAGTTCTCGAACAATATCCATGGCAATGGCTCTTCCCCGGTGGGGCGCTGGTCCTTGCCGTGCTTGCGATCAATTTCATTGGCGATGGCCTGAGGGACGCCTTCGATCCTCGCGCCGAATTAAACTGA
- a CDS encoding dihydrodipicolinate synthase family protein: MSKFKGVVPPVVTPLNDDLTVDYPSYTRVLEHLIGAGCHGVFVLGSTSEVVFYDDKTRREIIEHSAKVVNGRVPLIVGTIDPTTDRVISHAKIAKAAGADAVVVTAPFYTVTSQSEILDHFRYIRDAVDVPLIAYDIPVCVNVKLQRQTTVTLAKEGTIIGLKDSSGDDGNFRYALLDLAAHKDIFLMTGSEIVVDTALLMGAHGVVPGIANVDPHGYVRLWDAAQRGDWALAKKEQERLCRLFEIVWVAQGRVSGGASGIGAFKTAMKQLGIIDTAFMPRPRAPLNEAETAKIDDILRATGLLG, translated from the coding sequence ATGAGCAAATTCAAGGGTGTGGTTCCTCCTGTCGTAACGCCGCTGAACGACGATCTCACCGTCGACTATCCCTCCTATACGCGCGTTCTGGAGCACCTGATCGGCGCCGGCTGCCACGGGGTCTTCGTGCTCGGCTCGACGAGCGAGGTGGTGTTTTACGACGACAAGACGCGGCGCGAGATCATCGAACATTCGGCGAAGGTGGTGAACGGCCGCGTGCCGCTCATCGTCGGCACCATCGATCCGACGACCGATCGGGTCATTTCGCATGCGAAGATCGCAAAGGCAGCGGGCGCCGACGCCGTTGTCGTGACAGCGCCCTTCTATACCGTTACCAGCCAGTCCGAGATCCTCGACCACTTCCGCTATATCCGCGACGCCGTCGATGTGCCGCTCATCGCCTATGACATTCCCGTCTGCGTCAACGTCAAGCTGCAACGCCAAACGACGGTGACGCTCGCCAAGGAAGGCACGATCATCGGCTTGAAGGATTCAAGCGGCGACGACGGCAATTTCCGCTATGCGCTTCTGGATCTCGCCGCGCACAAGGACATTTTCCTGATGACAGGCTCGGAAATCGTTGTTGATACGGCGCTGCTGATGGGGGCCCACGGCGTCGTTCCCGGCATCGCCAATGTCGACCCGCACGGTTATGTCCGCCTTTGGGATGCGGCGCAGCGTGGCGACTGGGCTCTCGCGAAGAAGGAGCAGGAACGTCTTTGCCGGCTCTTCGAAATCGTCTGGGTTGCGCAGGGCCGTGTCAGCGGCGGCGCCTCGGGCATCGGCGCCTTCAAGACCGCCATGAAGCAGCTTGGCATCATCGACACTGCCTTCATGCCGCGTCCGCGTGCTCCCCTCAACGAAGCCGAGACCGCCAAGATCGACGATATCCTGCGCGCGACCGGGCTGCTTGGCTGA
- a CDS encoding ABC transporter ATP-binding protein, translating into MQQTADPILDIRGLRTIFRIRGGEVTAVNGIDLAVAAGETLALVGESGSGKSVTSLSVMRLLTRNIGAIAAGSIRLKRKSGTVADLVLLDEHDMRKVRGDDIGMVFQEPMSSLNPVFTIGDQISEPIRIHRGADRKAAMNAAIALLESVGIPDAKRRAGQYPHELSGGMRQRATIAMALACDPALLIADEPTTALDVTIQAQILDLLLKLQRERGMAMLFVTHNLGVVAEIAHRVAVMYAGRIVEQGPVGEVFRNPKHPYTIGLLASMPRLGDATRMKLAGEKLAAIPGMVPSLMKMPQGCAFQPRCKFAIDACRAAVPPLEDVNPQHKSRCIRWREI; encoded by the coding sequence ATGCAACAGACCGCCGACCCCATTCTCGACATTCGCGGACTGCGGACGATCTTTCGCATCCGCGGCGGCGAGGTGACGGCGGTCAATGGCATCGACCTTGCCGTCGCCGCCGGCGAGACGCTGGCACTTGTCGGCGAATCCGGCTCGGGCAAGTCGGTAACGAGCCTTTCGGTCATGCGACTACTGACCCGCAATATCGGCGCGATCGCCGCCGGCAGCATTCGCCTGAAGCGGAAGAGCGGCACCGTCGCCGACCTCGTCCTGCTTGACGAGCATGACATGCGAAAGGTCCGCGGCGACGATATCGGCATGGTGTTTCAGGAGCCGATGTCGAGCCTCAATCCCGTCTTCACCATCGGCGACCAGATATCGGAGCCGATCCGCATTCATCGCGGGGCGGACCGGAAGGCCGCGATGAATGCGGCCATTGCCCTGCTCGAGAGCGTTGGCATTCCCGATGCGAAGCGCCGTGCCGGCCAATATCCGCATGAACTTTCCGGCGGCATGCGCCAGCGCGCGACGATCGCCATGGCGCTCGCCTGCGATCCGGCACTGCTGATTGCCGACGAGCCGACGACGGCGCTCGACGTGACGATCCAGGCGCAGATCCTCGACCTGCTCTTGAAGCTGCAGCGCGAGCGCGGCATGGCGATGCTCTTCGTCACCCATAATCTCGGCGTCGTCGCGGAAATCGCCCACCGCGTCGCGGTCATGTATGCCGGGCGGATCGTCGAGCAGGGGCCGGTCGGCGAGGTTTTCCGCAATCCGAAGCATCCCTATACGATCGGCCTGCTCGCCTCGATGCCGCGGCTCGGCGACGCAACCCGCATGAAGCTTGCCGGCGAAAAGCTCGCCGCCATTCCCGGCATGGTGCCGAGCCTGATGAAAATGCCCCAGGGCTGCGCCTTCCAGCCACGGTGCAAGTTCGCCATAGACGCGTGCCGCGCGGCTGTCCCGCCGCTCGAAGACGTCAATCCGCAGCATAAAAGCCGCTGCATCCGCTGGCGGGAGATCTAG
- a CDS encoding ABC transporter ATP-binding protein, whose protein sequence is MNEPLLSVSGLAKHYTSRGTKLTILQDISFDIGKGEVVGLVGESGSGKTTIGRSVLRLVEPSSGSVRFDGTELTALSASAMRSARPRMQYIFQDPYASLSPRMTIGEILTEGLKIQGIGKHEERLDRARSALEQVDLPADALNRYAHEFSGGQRQRIGIARALTLSPEFIVADEPVSALDVSIQAQVINLLRDLQQRLGLTMLFISHDLAVVEYICDRVIVLYLGRIMEIAPSADLYARPQHPYTRALLSAIPSPDPDARRNRQILKGDIPSPANPPSGCVFRTRCPKALDACARTVPELREVAPSHFKACIRDDLN, encoded by the coding sequence ATGAACGAGCCATTGCTTTCCGTTTCCGGTCTCGCGAAACATTATACGTCGCGCGGCACGAAACTTACCATCCTGCAGGATATCTCCTTCGATATCGGCAAGGGCGAGGTCGTCGGCCTCGTCGGCGAATCCGGCAGCGGCAAGACGACGATCGGCCGCTCGGTGCTGCGGCTGGTCGAGCCCTCCTCCGGAAGCGTGCGTTTTGACGGAACCGAACTCACCGCGCTATCCGCCTCCGCCATGCGGAGCGCCCGGCCGCGCATGCAGTATATTTTCCAGGACCCCTATGCCAGCCTCTCGCCGCGCATGACGATCGGCGAAATCCTGACCGAGGGGCTGAAGATCCAGGGCATCGGAAAGCACGAGGAAAGGCTCGACCGGGCGCGCTCCGCCCTTGAGCAGGTCGATCTTCCGGCCGACGCCCTCAATCGCTATGCACATGAATTTTCCGGCGGACAGCGCCAACGCATCGGTATTGCCCGCGCCTTGACGCTGTCGCCGGAATTCATCGTTGCCGACGAGCCCGTTTCGGCGCTCGACGTCTCCATCCAGGCCCAGGTCATCAACCTTCTGCGCGATCTGCAGCAGCGCCTCGGCCTCACCATGCTGTTCATTTCGCATGACCTGGCGGTGGTCGAATATATCTGCGACCGCGTGATCGTGCTCTATCTCGGGCGGATCATGGAGATCGCACCGAGCGCCGATCTCTATGCCAGGCCGCAGCATCCCTATACCCGCGCCCTGCTCTCGGCGATCCCCTCGCCTGACCCGGATGCCCGGCGTAACCGGCAGATATTGAAGGGCGACATTCCAAGCCCGGCCAATCCGCCAAGCGGCTGCGTCTTCCGGACGCGCTGTCCAAAGGCGCTGGATGCCTGCGCCCGGACCGTGCCGGAACTGCGCGAAGTGGCCCCTTCGCATTTCAAGGCCTGCATTCGAGACGACCTGAATTGA
- a CDS encoding dihydrodipicolinate synthase family protein, whose translation MTAKRRHPIGGNWASLLLPIETDDSINFEKLGEEIDILIAAGVDGIYSNGTAGEFHNQTEAEFDRIQSMLCERCTKAGMPFVIGACQPDAMIQLDRVRRAAFFRPLAIQVILPDWWPVNDLEAADFLARASKVADGIALILYNPPHAKRVLTPSELANICIPCPDIVGIKLSDGGAHWYGEARKYLQEFSLFVPGHHLATGMSKGVAAGAFSNVACLSPRGAQRWTDLMKTDLEASLEAERRICKFMDEHIVPFRQKAGYSNAALDKLLSAIGNWGPVGTRLRWPYRAIDEAEATRLSEIARDELGELFFAP comes from the coding sequence GTGACAGCGAAAAGGCGGCATCCGATCGGCGGGAACTGGGCAAGCCTTCTTTTGCCGATCGAGACAGACGACAGCATAAATTTCGAAAAGCTCGGCGAGGAAATCGATATTCTGATCGCAGCCGGCGTCGACGGCATTTATTCGAACGGTACGGCGGGCGAATTCCATAACCAGACCGAAGCGGAATTCGACCGCATCCAGTCCATGCTCTGCGAGCGTTGCACGAAAGCCGGAATGCCCTTCGTCATCGGCGCATGCCAGCCGGATGCGATGATCCAGCTGGACCGCGTCCGGCGTGCAGCCTTCTTCAGGCCGCTTGCCATTCAGGTGATCCTGCCGGACTGGTGGCCGGTCAACGATCTCGAAGCTGCCGATTTCCTGGCGAGGGCATCTAAGGTCGCCGATGGGATTGCGCTGATCCTTTACAATCCGCCGCATGCCAAACGCGTTCTGACGCCGAGCGAGCTTGCAAATATCTGCATCCCCTGCCCTGATATCGTCGGCATCAAGCTTTCCGATGGCGGCGCGCACTGGTATGGCGAAGCGCGGAAATACCTCCAGGAATTCTCGCTCTTCGTACCCGGCCATCACCTGGCGACCGGCATGAGTAAAGGCGTGGCTGCAGGCGCATTTTCCAACGTCGCCTGCCTCAGCCCGCGCGGCGCGCAGCGATGGACCGATCTGATGAAGACCGACCTCGAGGCGTCATTGGAAGCCGAACGCCGGATCTGCAAATTCATGGACGAACATATCGTCCCCTTCCGCCAGAAGGCCGGTTATTCGAATGCTGCGCTCGATAAACTGCTGAGCGCAATCGGCAATTGGGGACCTGTCGGAACTCGGCTGCGGTGGCCCTACCGCGCCATCGACGAGGCGGAGGCGACGCGGCTCAGCGAGATCGCGCGCGACGAGCTGGGCGAGCTCTTTTTTGCTCCCTAA
- a CDS encoding L-idonate 5-dehydrogenase: MQTRFARLYGARDLRVEAGSVQEPGEGEVLLRMAAAGICGSDLHYYQDGGFGPVRVREPIIPGHEASGFVETAGAGVALPEGTLVAINPSQPCGSCEYCQRGQPIHCLDMRFMGSAMRLPHEQGMFRQWLVVPAVQCVAVLGDVDAAEAACAEPLAVCLHAASRAGEVAGKKVLITGAGPIGCLAVAAARYHQAAEIVVTDLADAALRRASAMGADKTINAKDQAALAPYEAGKGYFDLAFECSAAAPAIRFAIASVKPRGTIVQVGVTGDIAIPLNALVGKELHIHGSQRFHSEFKDAVALIASRQIDIRPVISHSFPLERALDAFEQAGDRSAACKVQLVF, encoded by the coding sequence ATGCAGACGCGATTTGCCCGGCTTTACGGCGCACGCGACCTGAGGGTCGAGGCAGGCTCCGTGCAGGAACCGGGCGAAGGCGAAGTGCTCTTGCGCATGGCGGCTGCAGGGATTTGCGGCTCCGACCTCCATTACTACCAGGACGGCGGCTTCGGGCCGGTGCGCGTGCGCGAGCCGATCATTCCCGGACACGAGGCGTCCGGCTTCGTCGAGACGGCGGGCGCCGGAGTGGCCCTGCCTGAGGGCACCCTGGTCGCCATCAATCCGAGCCAGCCGTGCGGATCGTGCGAATATTGCCAGCGCGGGCAGCCGATCCACTGCCTCGACATGCGCTTCATGGGAAGCGCCATGCGGCTTCCCCATGAGCAAGGCATGTTTCGCCAGTGGTTGGTCGTGCCGGCGGTGCAATGCGTTGCTGTTTTAGGAGATGTCGATGCGGCCGAAGCGGCATGCGCCGAACCGCTTGCCGTCTGCCTGCATGCAGCGTCACGCGCGGGCGAAGTCGCGGGAAAAAAGGTGCTGATTACCGGCGCCGGCCCGATAGGATGTCTTGCCGTTGCCGCGGCGCGTTATCATCAGGCTGCGGAAATCGTCGTCACCGACCTCGCTGACGCAGCACTCCGGCGCGCAAGCGCAATGGGAGCGGACAAAACGATCAACGCAAAAGATCAGGCTGCGCTCGCGCCCTACGAAGCCGGCAAAGGCTATTTCGACCTTGCATTCGAATGCTCAGCCGCAGCACCGGCAATCCGCTTTGCGATTGCGTCGGTCAAGCCGCGCGGCACGATCGTGCAGGTGGGCGTGACCGGCGACATAGCCATTCCGCTCAACGCCCTGGTCGGCAAGGAACTGCATATCCACGGTTCGCAACGCTTTCACAGCGAATTCAAGGATGCGGTGGCATTGATTGCCAGCCGGCAGATCGACATCCGTCCGGTCATCAGCCACAGCTTTCCCCTCGAACGCGCTTTGGATGCTTTCGAACAGGCCGGCGATCGTTCGGCTGCCTGCAAGGTGCAGCTGGTGTTTTAG